Proteins from one Thioflavicoccus mobilis 8321 genomic window:
- a CDS encoding type I-G CRISPR-associated protein, Cas3-extension family: MSETLLLKGLDAGNPLGFLAALGVLTLSQAVAAEPRLAWRQAQGGWRPQLSGCGGDEEALASRLFEALRDTSSAPFAIDKKLPFSLLAFRDALRDAGEHAKPGNRRNADLLAAFGSDAHQDDKGNFVDTALRMVRSGDAAGQGLPAYAEAIRNNAEPNDLYRALFQDWDYQDDDFSLRWDPVEDQRYALRWYDPSPQSNKKYGLRTMRGANALALEGLALLPVQPKSNGVVTTGFKKLERGREAFTWPIWSYPATTDLVRSLLTLDEIHQSQPNRGNLHRRGIVEIYRSERIFQNQYYKNFSPARPV; this comes from the coding sequence ATGAGCGAAACACTGCTCCTCAAAGGGCTGGACGCAGGAAACCCGCTAGGCTTCCTCGCCGCGCTCGGCGTGCTGACACTGAGTCAAGCCGTCGCCGCCGAGCCGCGTCTCGCCTGGCGACAGGCGCAAGGCGGCTGGCGCCCGCAACTGTCCGGCTGCGGTGGCGATGAAGAGGCGTTGGCCTCACGGCTGTTCGAGGCGCTGAGAGACACGTCTTCCGCCCCATTCGCCATCGACAAGAAGCTGCCTTTTTCGCTCCTCGCCTTCCGCGACGCGCTGCGCGACGCGGGAGAGCACGCCAAACCGGGAAACCGCCGAAACGCAGACCTCCTCGCGGCATTCGGCAGCGATGCCCATCAGGACGACAAGGGCAACTTCGTCGACACCGCTTTGCGCATGGTCAGAAGTGGAGATGCCGCCGGCCAGGGACTCCCTGCCTATGCCGAGGCCATTCGAAACAATGCCGAGCCGAACGATCTCTATCGCGCCCTGTTCCAAGACTGGGATTATCAGGACGACGACTTCAGCCTACGATGGGATCCCGTCGAAGATCAGCGTTATGCGCTACGCTGGTATGATCCAAGCCCGCAATCCAATAAGAAATATGGCCTTCGCACGATGCGGGGAGCCAATGCGCTGGCGCTGGAGGGCTTGGCACTGCTGCCCGTACAACCCAAGTCGAACGGCGTCGTAACGACCGGATTCAAGAAGCTCGAGCGAGGCAGGGAAGCGTTCACTTGGCCGATCTGGTCTTATCCGGCGACTACCGATCTCGTTAGGTCGCTGCTAACGCTGGACGAGATCCATCAGAGCCAACCGAACAGGGGCAACCTGCACCGCCGAGGAATCGTCGAGATCTACCGCAGCGAGCGGATATTCCAGAACCAATACTATAAGAACTTCAGTCCCGCACGACCCGTCTGA
- the csb2 gene encoding type I-G CRISPR-associated protein Csb2: MLALALHYLNGWAIAAADGARKQIAEWPPHPDRVFMALAAAHFEADGEDKAAERAALEWLERLPPPQLAVSEAEYRRVVTHYVPVNDTGLARAKTIAELAGASSTSLKALRAAGLGQLPELRPRQPRTFPVAIPHHPVVHLIWPDAEPTANQRNALARLCRQVTHVGHSASFVQMWLDETPPAASLIPSAGIAKHRLRIPSEGRLAYLEARVSRDRTVRFADQQGAIADLKRRIKMTKGKEKKALTSEIQACETALNAEFPAGAPVSLRPEPGLWQGYDEPPAAAPATTLGTLFDPNLVVLRLSGSRLSLRATLRLMEVVRGAVMARCPRQPPPEWLSGHTPDRQPSRAPHLAFLPLPFVGCPHADGRIMGAALALPKGLDPEEAAACLADLLYDQHGLPRAIPLFDGHWLDCTAEVETRTPAPQESLRTRVWTGPARRWASVTPVVLDRHFDGPDKWQRAADSVKTACERIGLPRPADVLLHPVSLFEGVPRSNEFPPITRKRDGGRMHHCHALILFDEPVGGPVLVGAGRFRGYGLCRPFVQGGDGHD, translated from the coding sequence ATGCTGGCCCTCGCCCTGCACTATCTCAACGGCTGGGCGATCGCGGCGGCGGACGGGGCCAGAAAGCAGATCGCCGAGTGGCCGCCGCATCCGGACCGGGTCTTCATGGCGCTGGCCGCCGCCCATTTCGAGGCGGACGGCGAGGACAAGGCGGCCGAGCGCGCGGCCCTCGAGTGGCTTGAGCGGCTACCGCCGCCGCAACTGGCGGTCTCCGAGGCGGAATATCGCCGGGTCGTGACCCACTATGTCCCGGTCAACGATACGGGCCTGGCGCGGGCGAAGACGATCGCCGAGCTGGCCGGCGCGTCGTCGACCAGCCTCAAGGCGCTGCGGGCAGCCGGCCTCGGCCAGTTGCCGGAGCTGCGCCCGCGCCAGCCGCGCACCTTTCCAGTCGCCATTCCCCACCATCCCGTCGTTCATCTGATCTGGCCGGACGCCGAGCCGACGGCAAACCAGCGCAACGCCCTGGCACGCCTGTGCCGCCAGGTCACGCACGTCGGCCACTCGGCCTCCTTCGTCCAGATGTGGCTGGACGAGACACCGCCGGCAGCGAGCTTGATCCCTTCCGCGGGGATCGCCAAGCACAGGCTGCGCATCCCGAGCGAGGGCCGTTTGGCCTACCTGGAGGCGCGCGTCTCCCGCGACCGGACCGTCCGCTTCGCCGACCAACAGGGAGCGATCGCAGACCTCAAGAGGCGTATCAAGATGACCAAGGGAAAGGAAAAGAAGGCTCTGACGAGCGAGATCCAAGCATGCGAAACAGCCCTGAATGCCGAATTCCCCGCCGGCGCGCCGGTCAGCCTGCGCCCTGAGCCCGGCCTGTGGCAGGGCTACGACGAGCCGCCAGCGGCGGCACCGGCAACGACCCTGGGCACCCTCTTCGATCCGAATCTCGTCGTGCTGCGCCTGTCCGGATCACGCCTCTCGCTGCGCGCGACGCTACGGCTCATGGAGGTCGTGCGCGGTGCCGTGATGGCCCGCTGCCCGCGGCAGCCGCCGCCCGAGTGGCTCTCCGGCCACACGCCCGACCGGCAGCCGAGCCGGGCGCCACATCTCGCCTTCCTACCGCTGCCCTTCGTCGGTTGCCCGCACGCCGACGGCCGCATCATGGGCGCCGCCCTCGCACTGCCGAAGGGGCTCGATCCGGAAGAAGCCGCCGCCTGCCTGGCCGACCTCCTCTACGATCAGCACGGCCTGCCGCGCGCCATCCCGCTCTTCGACGGGCACTGGCTCGACTGCACCGCCGAGGTCGAAACGCGCACACCCGCCCCGCAGGAGAGCCTGCGCACCCGTGTCTGGACCGGCCCGGCCAGGCGTTGGGCGAGCGTCACACCCGTCGTCCTCGACCGCCACTTCGACGGGCCGGACAAATGGCAACGGGCGGCCGACTCGGTCAAGACCGCCTGCGAGCGCATCGGCCTGCCGCGCCCGGCCGACGTGCTGCTCCATCCCGTGTCGCTGTTCGAAGGCGTGCCGCGCAGCAACGAGTTCCCGCCTATCACGCGCAAGCGCGACGGCGGTCGCATGCACCATTGCCATGCCCTGATCCTGTTCGACGAGCCGGTCGGCGGACCGGTCCTCGTCGGCGCCGGCCGTTTCCGCGGCTATGGGCTGTGCCGTCCGTTCGTGCAGGGAGGCGACGGTCATGACTGA
- a CDS encoding helix-turn-helix transcriptional regulator, protein MDTLTRISDLCRILEARRRPISLQDLMGQLECSESTARRAIHKLRDEFNAPIVFDQNAKGWYLDRTCNARTFRLPGHWLTAAELHALLSCHQLLRQIEPGLLGPEIAPLMEHIETTLAKHGLDRALLAERVRLVAIGARPVPSETLKAVAEALLSGHRLQVTYHSRSRDEIRERTLSLQRLTWYRSNWYLEAWCHQSGGPRRFAVERLLSARPLATAAEPIPTADLDAHFADAYGIFAGLATQTATLLFSRERARWVADERWHPHQRGRHLPDGRYELTLPYGRADELIMDILKYGPDVEVIAPTELRDAVAGRLEEAAKRYRRHLVRF, encoded by the coding sequence ATGGACACGCTCACTCGCATCAGCGACCTCTGTCGCATCCTCGAAGCACGCCGCAGGCCGATCTCGCTGCAAGACCTGATGGGCCAGCTCGAATGCTCCGAATCCACGGCCCGGCGGGCGATACACAAGCTCCGCGACGAATTCAACGCACCCATCGTCTTCGACCAGAACGCCAAAGGCTGGTATCTCGACCGCACCTGTAACGCGCGCACCTTCCGCTTGCCCGGTCACTGGCTCACCGCCGCCGAGCTCCACGCCCTGCTCAGCTGCCATCAGCTCCTGCGCCAGATCGAACCCGGCCTGCTCGGCCCCGAGATCGCCCCGCTGATGGAGCATATCGAGACCACGCTCGCCAAGCACGGGCTCGACCGCGCGCTGCTCGCCGAGCGCGTGCGGCTCGTCGCGATCGGCGCCCGCCCGGTCCCGTCCGAGACCCTCAAGGCCGTCGCCGAAGCCCTGCTGAGTGGCCACCGGCTGCAAGTCACCTACCACTCGCGCAGCCGCGACGAGATCCGCGAGCGGACCCTCTCGCTCCAGCGCCTCACCTGGTACCGTAGCAACTGGTACCTGGAGGCCTGGTGCCACCAGAGCGGCGGCCCGCGCCGCTTCGCCGTCGAGCGCCTGCTGTCCGCCCGGCCGCTCGCGACCGCCGCCGAGCCGATCCCGACCGCCGACCTCGACGCCCACTTCGCCGACGCCTACGGCATCTTCGCCGGCCTCGCCACGCAGACCGCCACCCTCCTCTTCAGCCGCGAGCGCGCCCGCTGGGTCGCCGACGAGCGCTGGCACCCGCACCAGCGTGGCCGCCACCTGCCCGACGGCCGCTACGAACTGACCCTGCCCTACGGCCGTGCCGACGAGCTGATCATGGACATCCTGAAATACGGCCCGGACGTCGAGGTCATCGCCCCGACCGAGCTGCGCGACGCCGTCGCCGGGCGACTGGAGGAGGCTGCGAAACGCTATCGCCGACACCTTGTCAGGTTTTGA
- a CDS encoding type II toxin-antitoxin system VapC family toxin: MRVLLDTHAFLWWVTDDPRLSADARATIGDEANGILVSAASAWEIATKHRLGKLGSAAGAVARFGELVAADGFEHLAVSYLHALKAGSYPAVHRDPFDRMLAAQSELERAPLITRDPTFEEFGTRTLW; encoded by the coding sequence TTGAGGGTCCTGCTCGACACCCACGCCTTCCTTTGGTGGGTCACCGACGATCCACGCCTGTCCGCCGACGCCCGCGCCACGATTGGCGATGAGGCCAACGGCATACTGGTCAGCGCGGCCAGCGCTTGGGAGATCGCCACCAAGCATCGCCTGGGCAAGCTCGGGTCGGCCGCCGGAGCGGTCGCGCGCTTCGGCGAGTTGGTGGCTGCCGACGGCTTCGAACACCTCGCCGTCTCCTATCTGCATGCATTGAAAGCGGGAAGCTATCCGGCCGTACATCGCGATCCGTTCGACCGAATGCTGGCGGCGCAAAGCGAGCTGGAGAGGGCCCCACTGATCACGCGCGACCCGACATTCGAGGAATTCGGCACCCGGACGCTTTGGTAG
- the cas7g gene encoding type I-G CRISPR-associated RAMP protein Csb1/Cas7g codes for MSLELETLKAAVAGNAAAFRCVTEYQPMGGPGDKVFPPTYEGGRYATEARVDPATDERVDCVLLDSVQSQANRMEQALLDAVEERGSLTLPLIRVAFTDVPKPIRVTSLDAPHRAADAIFRDSRIEEDGEWRAFRESSKGRILDHADLRNATGLFGLCPTALVFGLWDSTGPRGGLGAKFQRALVSEIVGYGAVEGKKTASRIDPLQIMLGAGPVYTAEDGGWTLSEAAAKKVKGKPVKIGKDGKPSEINHGNVTPSIADGGFTLTRAVQTTVLSLPTLRRLRFPLPDGAGAGQLAANQAARTALAALGLAAATLAREEGTDLRSRCQLFPTDPFVWALLDRPGETPTSFTLTGAEAVDLLNRALDEARQSGLPWEGIIDLTPSPDLVELVRRSQHLAAQADGED; via the coding sequence ATGAGCCTGGAACTGGAAACCCTGAAGGCGGCCGTCGCCGGCAACGCCGCGGCCTTTCGCTGTGTCACCGAGTACCAGCCGATGGGCGGACCGGGCGACAAGGTCTTTCCGCCGACCTACGAGGGCGGTCGTTACGCGACCGAGGCGCGCGTCGACCCCGCGACCGACGAACGGGTCGACTGCGTGCTGCTCGACTCGGTGCAGTCGCAGGCCAACCGCATGGAGCAGGCCCTGCTGGACGCCGTGGAGGAGCGTGGCAGCCTGACGCTACCGCTGATCCGGGTGGCCTTCACCGATGTACCAAAACCAATCCGGGTCACGAGCCTCGATGCCCCGCACCGCGCGGCGGACGCGATCTTCCGCGACAGCCGCATCGAAGAGGACGGCGAGTGGCGGGCGTTCCGCGAATCCAGCAAGGGCCGGATCCTCGATCACGCCGACCTCAGGAACGCGACCGGCCTGTTCGGCCTCTGCCCCACGGCCCTGGTATTCGGCCTTTGGGACTCGACCGGTCCACGCGGCGGCCTCGGCGCCAAGTTCCAGCGGGCGCTGGTGTCGGAGATCGTCGGCTACGGCGCCGTCGAAGGGAAAAAGACCGCCAGCCGAATCGATCCGCTCCAGATCATGCTCGGCGCCGGCCCGGTCTACACGGCCGAAGACGGCGGCTGGACCCTTTCCGAGGCCGCGGCGAAAAAGGTGAAAGGGAAGCCGGTGAAGATCGGCAAGGACGGCAAGCCCTCCGAGATCAACCACGGCAATGTCACCCCGAGCATCGCCGACGGCGGCTTCACGCTGACCCGGGCCGTCCAAACGACCGTGCTGTCGCTGCCGACGCTGCGCCGCCTGCGCTTCCCGCTGCCGGACGGCGCAGGGGCCGGGCAGCTCGCGGCCAACCAGGCCGCGCGCACGGCCCTAGCGGCGCTGGGTCTCGCCGCCGCGACCCTGGCCCGCGAGGAGGGCACCGACCTGCGCTCGCGTTGCCAGCTCTTCCCGACCGACCCGTTCGTCTGGGCGCTCCTCGATCGGCCGGGCGAGACGCCGACGTCGTTCACACTGACTGGCGCGGAGGCCGTCGATCTGCTGAATCGAGCGCTCGACGAGGCCCGGCAGAGCGGCCTGCCCTGGGAAGGGATCATCGACCTGACGCCATCCCCGGATCTGGTGGAGCTGGTCCGACGCAGCCAGCACCTGGCGGCCCAGGCCGACGGAGAAGACTGA
- a CDS encoding CRISPR-associated endonuclease Cas4/Cas1, whose product MAITDKEALTQAELPLPFPDLTLDQPLLPARMVNEFCYCPRLAYLEWVQGEWDESSDTVEGRHVHRRVDKPGGKLPAAEDAEPGERIHARSIQLSSNRLGLIARMDLVEGEGNRVTPVDYKRGKRPHIARGAYDPERVQLCVQGLILAEHGYQCESGILYYAASRERVVVPFDDELLQLTHNTIDGLRFVAAGGQIPPPLEDSPKCPRCSLVGICLPDEINFFRRADLTPRPLSVGIDTAMPVYVQAHHAKVTKSGERLEVFVEDQKVQSVRLIDVSQLVLFGNVYVTTPVLNELMSRGITISWHSFGGWFMGHSVGTGHKNVELRTAQYRASFDPALCLRFAKGLVEAKIRNSRTLLRRNWKGPFEPDILLEDLMGDCRHIKRITDLASLLGVEGSAASRYFSAFKHLIRQTDPADELAFDFQTRNRRPPTDPVNALLSYAYSLLARTWTVTLSAVGLDPYRGFYHQPRYGRPALALDMMEPFRPLIADSAVLQAINNGEVRPTDFVQAAGSVNLTPDGRKRFIATFERRMAHEITHPLFQYRLSYRRLLEVQARLLGRFLLGELPEYPNFTTR is encoded by the coding sequence ATGGCAATAACGGACAAAGAGGCGCTGACCCAAGCCGAACTCCCCCTACCTTTCCCGGACCTGACCCTCGACCAACCCCTGTTGCCGGCCCGGATGGTCAACGAGTTCTGCTATTGTCCGCGCCTGGCCTATCTGGAGTGGGTCCAGGGCGAGTGGGACGAGTCGAGCGACACCGTCGAAGGGCGCCATGTCCATCGCCGTGTCGACAAGCCTGGCGGCAAGCTGCCGGCGGCGGAAGACGCCGAGCCCGGCGAACGCATCCACGCGCGTTCGATCCAGCTCTCGTCCAATCGTCTCGGCCTGATCGCCCGCATGGACCTGGTCGAGGGCGAAGGCAACCGCGTCACTCCGGTCGACTACAAACGTGGCAAGCGCCCGCACATCGCCCGCGGCGCCTACGACCCCGAACGCGTCCAGCTCTGCGTGCAAGGTCTGATCCTCGCCGAGCACGGCTACCAGTGCGAGTCCGGGATCCTCTACTACGCCGCCAGCCGCGAGCGCGTCGTCGTCCCGTTCGACGACGAACTGCTTCAGCTCACCCACAACACCATCGACGGCCTGCGTTTCGTCGCCGCCGGCGGCCAGATTCCACCGCCGCTCGAAGACAGCCCCAAGTGCCCGCGCTGCTCGCTGGTCGGCATCTGCCTGCCCGACGAGATCAACTTCTTCCGCCGTGCGGATCTGACGCCGCGCCCACTGTCGGTCGGCATCGATACCGCAATGCCAGTCTACGTGCAGGCCCATCACGCGAAGGTGACGAAGAGCGGCGAGCGGCTGGAAGTCTTCGTCGAGGACCAGAAGGTGCAGAGCGTGCGGCTCATTGACGTCTCGCAACTGGTTCTGTTCGGCAACGTCTATGTCACGACACCAGTCTTAAACGAGCTGATGAGCCGCGGCATCACCATCTCCTGGCACAGTTTCGGCGGCTGGTTCATGGGCCACAGCGTCGGCACCGGCCACAAGAACGTCGAGCTGCGCACGGCTCAATACCGCGCGAGCTTCGACCCGGCCCTGTGCCTGCGATTCGCCAAAGGCCTGGTCGAGGCGAAGATCCGCAACTCCCGAACACTCCTGCGGCGCAACTGGAAGGGTCCCTTCGAGCCTGACATCCTGCTCGAAGACCTGATGGGCGACTGTCGCCACATCAAACGCATCACCGACCTCGCCTCCCTGCTCGGCGTCGAAGGCAGCGCCGCCTCACGCTACTTCAGCGCCTTCAAACACCTGATCCGGCAAACCGACCCGGCCGACGAGCTCGCCTTCGACTTCCAGACACGCAACCGGCGACCACCGACGGATCCCGTCAATGCCCTCCTGTCCTACGCCTATTCCCTACTCGCCCGAACCTGGACCGTGACCCTGTCGGCGGTCGGCCTCGACCCCTACCGCGGCTTCTACCACCAGCCGAGATACGGCCGCCCGGCCTTGGCACTGGACATGATGGAGCCCTTTCGGCCGCTGATCGCCGATTCGGCCGTCCTCCAGGCCATCAACAACGGCGAGGTTCGGCCAACCGATTTCGTCCAGGCTGCGGGCAGCGTCAACCTCACGCCCGACGGACGCAAGCGCTTCATCGCCACCTTCGAGCGAAGGATGGCGCACGAGATCACCCATCCGCTGTTCCAATACCGGCTCAGCTACCGACGGTTACTCGAGGTCCAGGCTCGACTACTCGGCCGCTTCCTCCTCGGTGAACTGCCCGAATACCCCAACTTCACGACCCGCTGA
- the cas2 gene encoding CRISPR-associated endonuclease Cas2 has translation MDQRLYIVTYDISDAKRWRRVFKIMKGYGDWLQLSVFQCRLTKTQHAELIALLDGIIHHTEDHIILLDLGLAEAVVPRVVSLGKRDYSPIEHEPIIV, from the coding sequence ATGGACCAACGTCTCTACATCGTCACCTACGACATCTCCGACGCCAAACGTTGGCGCCGCGTCTTCAAGATCATGAAGGGTTACGGCGACTGGCTCCAGCTCTCGGTCTTCCAATGCCGCCTGACGAAGACGCAACACGCCGAACTGATCGCACTTCTCGACGGCATCATCCACCACACCGAAGACCACATCATCCTCCTCGATCTCGGCCTGGCCGAGGCCGTCGTACCACGTGTCGTCAGCCTCGGCAAACGCGACTACTCCCCGATCGAACACGAGCCTATCATCGTCTGA
- the cas3g gene encoding type I-G CRISPR-associated helicase/endonuclease Cas3g, translating to MTERPLTGQDFADFFAALWHQSPFPWQSALAERLLAPDGTVSGDESGWPQAITLPTASGKTACLDIALFALAAQAYRPAQGLTLTAPRRIFFVVDRRVIVDEAYARARMLAARLADPSPGILTEVAERLRGLAAGPANDETPDPLACFQLRGGIFRDDAWARSPTQPTIVCSTVDQIGSRLLFRAYGRSFKAWPLQAGLVGNDSLILLDEAHCAQPFMQTLEAVARYRRWAERPLASPFRLVVMTATPPAEVARFPDPATASANRAHLVLKRRLEASKPCRLEVAARAQGRDPARVNQALAEALVAEAGRLVEDYMSQADAQAPAVCLFCNRVDTARRAHALLARRHAGQAILLTGRMRPFDKNNTLETELAPLAADRAEQRQLAAPLFVVSTQTLEVGANLDFDLMVSECADLSALRQRFGRLNRMGRSIAARGVIVVRANQEKAESAPDPIYDRALQATWAWLAGQRDEAGEVDLGVAAIEARLPADLGPLTRQAVEAPVLLPAHLDALVQTAPVPCPSPDVSLFLHGPQAGPADVQVCWRADLSAEAEDAWIEAVALCPPATGELMPVPLAAIRRWLAGEPEGVDGGDIEGIAPAADDIEGVTERRVLRWRGREDAKVVGNPREIRPGDLLIIPAAAGGWDSLGHVPTGTRRFIDLGDRGHWESRARAILRLTPESLDAWPQELAARARLRELVDEAKTRLEEEPATLAADLKTALVDLSRDAEAASLPWLKDVAAHLASERHLERCIAPHPGRGLVLSSTRRLRNRPNTASIFSAEDDVTASGTVHWPLMDHLAGAAAWARHYTDQLPKKIADDIALAALCHDLGKADPRFQTLLQGGTIWTKPELLAKSASLPHGRQAYEEAREKAGYPKGGRHELLSVRLLESAPNLLAQAHDPELVRHLIESHHGHCRPFAPVVDDPGPDHPISLAFQGHVLAHDGPTGLDRLDSGVAERFWRLTRRYGWWGLAALAAALMLSDHRRSEWEERHASGDPT from the coding sequence ATGACTGAGCGACCTCTGACCGGCCAGGATTTCGCCGACTTCTTCGCGGCGCTCTGGCACCAATCGCCGTTTCCGTGGCAAAGCGCGCTGGCCGAACGGCTGCTCGCGCCCGACGGGACCGTTTCGGGCGATGAATCCGGCTGGCCGCAGGCCATCACGCTGCCGACCGCCTCGGGCAAGACCGCCTGCCTCGACATCGCACTGTTCGCCCTCGCCGCCCAGGCTTATCGCCCGGCTCAGGGCCTGACGTTGACCGCCCCGCGGCGGATCTTCTTCGTCGTCGATCGACGGGTCATCGTCGACGAGGCCTACGCACGCGCTCGGATGCTCGCCGCCCGGCTGGCCGACCCGAGTCCGGGCATCCTCACCGAGGTCGCCGAGCGGCTGCGCGGCCTCGCCGCTGGCCCGGCGAACGACGAAACGCCCGACCCCCTCGCCTGCTTCCAGCTGCGCGGCGGGATCTTCCGCGACGACGCCTGGGCGCGCTCCCCGACCCAACCGACGATCGTCTGCAGCACCGTCGACCAGATCGGCTCGCGGCTCCTCTTCCGCGCCTACGGCCGGAGTTTCAAGGCGTGGCCGCTTCAGGCCGGTCTCGTTGGCAACGACAGCTTGATCCTGCTCGACGAGGCGCACTGCGCGCAGCCCTTCATGCAAACGCTGGAGGCCGTTGCCAGATACCGCCGCTGGGCCGAACGACCCTTGGCCTCACCGTTCCGGCTGGTGGTCATGACGGCAACCCCACCGGCCGAGGTCGCACGCTTCCCCGACCCGGCGACGGCCTCGGCGAATCGCGCCCACCTCGTGCTGAAGCGTCGCCTGGAGGCGTCCAAGCCTTGCCGGCTGGAGGTCGCCGCGCGAGCCCAGGGCCGCGATCCGGCCCGGGTCAACCAGGCGCTCGCCGAAGCACTGGTCGCCGAGGCCGGACGCCTGGTCGAAGACTACATGAGCCAAGCCGACGCGCAGGCACCGGCCGTTTGCCTCTTCTGCAACCGCGTCGACACGGCTCGCCGCGCCCACGCCCTGCTCGCCCGCCGCCATGCCGGGCAGGCGATCCTCCTGACCGGGCGCATGCGACCATTCGACAAGAACAACACGCTGGAGACGGAGCTCGCACCGCTCGCCGCCGATCGCGCGGAGCAACGACAGCTCGCGGCGCCGCTCTTCGTCGTCTCGACCCAGACCCTCGAGGTGGGGGCGAATCTCGACTTCGACCTGATGGTCAGCGAGTGCGCCGACCTCTCGGCGCTGCGCCAGCGCTTCGGGCGCCTGAACCGGATGGGCCGTTCGATCGCTGCGCGCGGCGTCATCGTCGTCCGCGCCAATCAGGAGAAGGCCGAGAGCGCCCCCGATCCGATTTACGACAGGGCGCTCCAGGCGACCTGGGCCTGGCTCGCCGGCCAACGCGACGAGGCCGGCGAAGTCGATCTCGGCGTCGCCGCGATCGAGGCACGCCTGCCGGCCGACCTCGGCCCGCTGACGAGGCAGGCAGTAGAGGCCCCGGTGCTGCTCCCGGCCCACCTGGATGCCTTGGTCCAGACCGCGCCGGTTCCCTGCCCGAGCCCCGACGTCTCGCTGTTCCTGCATGGGCCGCAGGCGGGACCGGCGGACGTGCAGGTCTGCTGGCGGGCCGACCTGTCGGCGGAGGCCGAGGACGCCTGGATCGAGGCCGTCGCGCTCTGTCCGCCGGCCACCGGCGAGCTGATGCCGGTCCCGCTAGCGGCCATTCGCCGCTGGCTCGCCGGCGAACCGGAGGGGGTGGATGGGGGTGACATCGAAGGCATCGCGCCTGCGGCCGACGATATCGAAGGCGTAACGGAGCGCCGAGTACTGCGCTGGCGCGGAAGGGAAGATGCCAAGGTCGTCGGCAACCCGCGCGAGATCCGCCCCGGTGACCTCCTCATCATTCCCGCTGCGGCCGGCGGCTGGGACAGCCTCGGCCATGTCCCGACCGGTACACGCCGCTTCATCGATCTGGGCGACCGCGGTCACTGGGAGTCGCGCGCCCGGGCAATCCTGCGGCTCACACCGGAGAGCCTCGACGCATGGCCGCAGGAACTCGCTGCACGAGCACGGCTACGCGAACTCGTCGACGAGGCGAAGACCCGCCTCGAAGAGGAGCCGGCCACCCTCGCTGCCGACCTCAAGACCGCGCTCGTCGACCTGAGCCGCGACGCCGAGGCAGCCTCCTTGCCCTGGCTGAAAGACGTCGCCGCCCACCTCGCCAGCGAGCGGCATCTCGAGCGGTGCATTGCCCCTCATCCTGGCAGGGGGCTCGTCTTGTCGAGCACCAGGCGACTGCGCAACCGCCCGAACACGGCTTCGATCTTTAGCGCCGAGGACGATGTAACCGCATCGGGAACGGTCCATTGGCCGCTAATGGACCATCTCGCGGGTGCCGCCGCATGGGCACGACACTACACGGACCAGCTCCCCAAGAAGATCGCCGACGACATTGCGCTTGCCGCCCTGTGCCACGATCTAGGCAAGGCCGACCCGCGCTTTCAAACCCTTCTGCAGGGCGGCACTATCTGGACCAAGCCCGAGCTGCTCGCCAAATCGGCCAGCCTGCCACATGGCCGGCAGGCCTACGAAGAGGCCCGCGAAAAGGCCGGCTACCCGAAGGGCGGCCGCCACGAGCTACTGTCGGTCCGATTGCTGGAGAGCGCCCCGAACCTGCTCGCCCAGGCCCATGATCCGGAACTCGTCCGGCACCTGATCGAAAGCCACCACGGCCATTGCCGGCCGTTCGCCCCGGTCGTCGACGATCCCGGCCCCGACCATCCCATCAGCCTGGCATTTCAGGGCCACGTGCTCGCTCACGATGGACCAACCGGACTCGACCGACTCGACAGCGGGGTGGCCGAGCGCTTCTGGCGCCTGACACGCCGCTACGGCTGGTGGGGACTCGCCGCACTCGCCGCCGCCTTGATGCTCTCCGACCATCGCCGTAGCGAATGGGAGGAACGCCATGCCAGTGGAGATCCGACATGA
- a CDS encoding glycine zipper domain-containing protein yields MKPQTLALTTLLSIVLVGCGTTTAERTGSGAAAGAATGALIGSMSGNAGEGALIGAGAGAVGGYLYDQNEKRKGYYRDDDYYRDDDYYRDRDHRRDDDYYYRSY; encoded by the coding sequence ATGAAACCGCAAACACTCGCACTGACGACCCTCCTCTCTATCGTCCTCGTCGGATGCGGCACGACGACCGCGGAAAGGACCGGCTCCGGCGCTGCCGCGGGCGCCGCGACCGGCGCGCTCATCGGCTCGATGAGCGGTAATGCCGGCGAGGGTGCGCTGATCGGCGCCGGCGCCGGCGCCGTCGGTGGCTATCTCTACGACCAGAACGAGAAGCGCAAGGGCTACTATCGAGACGACGACTATTACCGAGACGACGACTATTACCGGGATAGGGACCACCGCCGAGACGACGACTACTACTACCGGAGCTACTAG